The following proteins are co-located in the Micromonospora tarapacensis genome:
- a CDS encoding ABC transporter ATP-binding protein yields MSDENITTPAAPKIPAQPGPRRTLLEVDEVLLRFGGVVALNGISFDIQEGEILGLIGPNGAGKTTCFNVMTGVYKPTSGAVRFRGERVTGRKPHQISRLGISRTFQNIRLFPEMSALENVMVGTDSRHKTSVPGALFRLYRVRPTPEQLPQVTAPDGIVRTWQQLRRSFAKTFGLSRHILEERAAEDKAMDLLRFVGIADRANDEARNLPYGYQRRLEIARALGTEPKLLCLDEPAAGFNPAEKEELLGLIRRIRDRGVTVLLIEHDMRLVMGVTDRIVVLEFGSKIADGRPDEVSRDPRVIAAYLGEPADAA; encoded by the coding sequence GACGAGAACATCACCACCCCGGCGGCGCCGAAGATCCCGGCCCAGCCGGGGCCGCGCAGGACGCTGCTGGAGGTCGACGAGGTCCTGCTCCGGTTCGGTGGCGTGGTCGCGCTCAACGGGATCAGCTTCGACATCCAGGAAGGCGAGATCCTCGGCCTGATCGGGCCCAACGGTGCCGGCAAGACCACCTGCTTCAACGTGATGACGGGGGTCTACAAGCCGACCTCGGGTGCGGTCCGGTTCCGCGGCGAGCGGGTCACCGGCCGCAAGCCGCACCAGATCAGCCGGCTGGGCATCTCCCGGACGTTCCAGAACATCCGGCTGTTCCCGGAGATGTCGGCGCTGGAGAACGTCATGGTCGGGACGGACTCCCGGCACAAGACGAGCGTCCCCGGCGCGCTGTTCCGGCTCTACCGGGTGCGGCCCACGCCGGAGCAACTGCCCCAGGTGACCGCGCCCGACGGCATCGTGCGCACCTGGCAGCAGCTGCGCCGGAGCTTCGCCAAGACCTTCGGGCTGTCCCGGCACATCCTGGAGGAGCGGGCGGCCGAGGACAAGGCGATGGATCTGCTGCGGTTCGTCGGCATCGCCGACCGGGCCAACGACGAGGCGCGCAACCTTCCGTACGGCTACCAGCGTCGGCTGGAGATCGCCCGGGCGCTCGGCACCGAGCCGAAGCTGCTCTGCCTGGACGAGCCGGCGGCCGGGTTCAACCCGGCCGAGAAGGAGGAACTGCTGGGCCTGATCCGCCGGATCCGCGACCGGGGCGTGACCGTGCTGCTGATCGAGCACGACATGCGGCTGGTGATGGGTGTCACCGACCGGATCGTGGTGCTGGAGTTCGGCAGCAAGATCGCCG